The window GCAAGATAAATATTgaatggcaatgaattccaacccAGTAAGAAACTGAAGCTATATCTATTTATTGAAAAAATGCAACATTGAAGATATGAATTGTGTAAGTGGTCATTCAGATATGTTTCAAGATCTTGGTCATGTTATATTTTATAAAAGGGCTGGAGCATTGTACCTAGCTCACTTGGATGTCATCAAGTAGTTAACAAACACTAACATTATTATAACTAATCCCTCTATTGTTTTCCCTTGATGTacaaaagactttttttttagtttgattGAAATATTAGCACTGGGGCACCTGTAAAACTGAAGATACAAGTTTTCTTTTTAATGATTTCTTTCAGAAAAATAATCTGGGATACAATAACTAAGTCATGACAAGAGTAACTGTAATGCACTGGAGAGGACCAACATTAGATCCATGGCTACTAAAACTCACCCATATTTCATCTTATGCCAGGATCCCTTAATCTTGAGGGGAGAAAATAGTCCTTGTGAGGAAATATATGTGGAAAATGGCTTTGTTGATTGACTAGCTCCTCTATTACATtaataattacactggacaacattttttttcaaaaggtttgcttcctgaaaaagaattgggaattatgatagacagctTCAAGATGAAtagaaagataatttcagattttctgtatcacataggaagttggaatatcattaacttttctgaatttagcaTGTTAATTGCAAAATATTGCTGACACATTggattagttcaactgacttaaaaatgttttgctgctggtcTTCATTTGTGCTCAGCATTTAATGCCTCTTGTGTTAGTGGCCAGCACTGATGATTCCAATTGCCATGatatcgcttttccatggtcacaatgtcctgttgaaaactttcaccatgttcgtcactgactacagcaagatcagcagggaagatgtccaagtccaaattcagaaaatgaatttttaatgacatgttgTTCATGGTTTTGCCTgctgaagtagacttaaaatatgacaggaaatcacaaacagAGGTAAGATCTAAAATAGAtcatacatgataggaaaattttaagatgattttcatgatctgcagcctaaaatctataaaatacacccataaggattcaggaagcaaaatctttgttgtccagtgttattattgAACATTCAAATAACTAAAGATACCAGAAATTTGTAAAAGAATGCTGCAAAATATTCAGCATGTCATGcagatctgtggagagagaagttgCCTTAGTGCTTTAGAGTTGCAGCTGTATATCTTGTTACATTAGCTGATACGAAGGGACATTGATTGAAGATATTaattatttctctctccacaaatgtttCCCAACATGCTGAAATTTAACAAGAGTTTTCAATTTAATTATCAAAATTCTTAATGTTAGGGTGCAGAGCATTGCTCTGTGGTGGATGTCAtattcccaatgatccacaaatataAACCTGAATCATTGATTACATTGTGAAAGGACATAATTTGATGCAATTACAGCTCCATTGCATCTTGCTCAATAACTTACTTGCTGGAGTTCAACCAATGCAGTGGCAGAGTATTTATTCATTACACTTCGCTGTTTGTGGAGCTTTTTGTATGTCAAATGGAAGATTTTTTGCACGTTATAATGGCAACCATACTTGAAAAGTAAGGCACTGAGATAACACAATGTTTTATTTATAGAAATTCACTTTTTTTCTCATTCCGAATAATAGTCAATAGAAATAGGCACAAGAATTGGACCTCAGATCCATCTGTCAATTATATACAGGTTCAAATGATCAGGTCATATCCAGATGAATGTAGGAGACACATTTTATTGACTCTATCAATGAATTCCAGTGGGAATTACACATTAAATATATTATTTGTTCCATTAATGTATGTTTCTTCACTGTTGCTTCCAACATCTTATCATGTTATTACTGGTCATTCCTCAATGGTTCAAAGGCACGGTTAGTAGACTTGCTGTGCCGCAACTACAGCCACCTGGGTTCGAAAttgaccttgggtgctgtccaGGTAAAGCTTGCATTCTTGCTGCAACTGGGTGGGTTTCCTTGGGGTGCTCCTGCCTCTTTCCACACCCAAAGATTTGCAGTTAATTACACACTGTAAATTGCTCCTCACATgtaagtgagtggtagaatctggcagGAATTAATGGGAATAAAGGAAGAATTCAAGTTGGATTAGCATGAGTAGGTGCTAGTGAGTGAAGGGCTTGCTTCCATACTCTATGGCCCTCGGCTGGGTTTACATATATTGGTTCAGGAGGAAGCCTATACATCTTTAATAATAAGTATATATTTATGTAACCCACAAAAAGCTTTGGGAACAAGCTTCCCTTCTCCGTTCTTTCGCTTGCTGGAAGGTAAAAATTATGTCTTTACTCTTAGTAGTGTTTGTTCATCAAATATattgtaaaataattttaaaacctACACCCACTGCTTTAACATTGGTGACGAGCTATCAGTACATGGAGATTGCGGCCCCAAGACAGTTCTTCTCCCAGTTTGTTGAACTTCTACTTCTCTTCTGGGGATCTGTGAGGTGGAGAAGAGCTTTGAGCAGATTGAATGCTCATTCGTCTCTGCTGAATTGTCACACAGCACGGTAGGATGTAAACAGGGACTTGTAAAGGGAGTGAAGGCAAGGGTGGTGAAGATTTAATGATCAGTGCCTTGAAGGTCctgaaataaataatttgattGGGTAGGACAGTCAGTCATCTGATGCTGCTCCCAGGACCACAGTGAAAATGAACAATACTGAGAAGATATGTACACGCgcgtgcgcgcgcacacacacacacacacacacacaaacacacacacaaacacacacacacagacacacacacacagacacacacacagagacacacacagagacacacacacacacacacacacacacacacacaaacacacacacacacagacacacacacacagacacacacacagagacacacacacacacacacacacacacacacacacacaattaaaaaataactttCTAATACTGTTATCCAACATCCTTCATTTCTTACAATGCATAATAAAACTTGAAGTAAAATATTAAAAGGCTACTAGAAATGCCTGATTTAAAGGCTTGTGCTGTattgaaaaaaataagaaaaaaaatctaactgaAATAGATTACTTCATGTACATGCGAGGATAGGAAAGAAAATTAGTGCACATAACCCATGGTGTGAAACAGTTATGAGTTCAGCTAAGCTGCACATCAGAGAACAAATAAAGACAAATTATTTGAAGAAATTACATACCTTACACAACAGTAGTATCTGACCTAATGAATTCTTTCCCATTTACTTCAATCATTTACCACATTTCCAGGATGGAGAGAATAATTCTTCATTTACCTCCTGCATTGAATTCAACCCTCTGTGCAGCTCCCAAGAACCTGAGCTTGACTTTGTTCAAGAAGAATTGCTCTTCTGTTGATGTGAGATGAGAGAGGGCAGTGCACAGATTTTGAAGTCACAGACAAATTGGtggaaaaattaatttaaatgaataatgagAAACTAATTTCAAATGAAAcaggaaaacctgcagatgctgggttcaAGTCCAATGCACAAAcctgctcgagaaactcagcaggtcacgcaacatccacagGGCATAAAAATGGTGACCAAAGCTTCGGGCCTGGGCCTCAATCAGGAATAAGCAAAAGTCAGGCAACTGGGGTGAGGGAGGAattgaggggagggaggaagttgAAGGGAGAGGAGCTGATTTCAATTCTTCATCGAGAAAGTGGATGTGAGAGAGTAACCATTGAATGCTGTCGCTCCTGACATCAACCAAAAAAAGTAGGTAAGGTTGGGATTGGCTCTCTGCAATGCTCAGAAATATGGTCTTCAGTACAAATGCAGCAATAAACAAGAGGATGTTTTATTAACCAAGAGGGGACAAGGCCATAAAATCAATCAGAATTTCTTAAATCAGGGTGTAGAACACAAAAAAATAGCATTCACTAGTATTGGCACTTAAAATGTCAAAAATAGAAAATTGCTCTTGACCAGTGGCctagtcttaaaaaaaaagattgctatggaTTTTGTTATAGATATTATAGCTCTTATGGATCTTTGAAGCAATTTATTAAATCTAGAAGGTGACACCAATTTAATATACATAAACTTGTACTATCTGACACTTGTGGTACTCAACTTTGGAAATCTATGATAGCAAATACACATGGCACCTGCAAAGTCCATTTTTCAAGAGTGTACTCTTTGCTTGTACATGAAGAGCCCAGGTTGTGATTTATTTCCAGAGAGAAAAGAATTAACAATGAATAAACAGGGTTTATTTTTCGAattctcccctccccaaccctcacTGGAGCTGTTTTTAAAATATAGCACAGATTGCAAGTCCTGGCTGTGGTTTTCAGGGTCTGGAGATCCCGCCATCAGATGAAGTATTCCTTCTTACTTTCATCCACAGAGTCTTGGAAGTTCGGATCGTTCTTCAAAGCAACATCTGCATTCTCGGCAAATTCTGTGCCCTTCGCCTCATTGGTGTGATACGTGCCCTTGTGCCTGTACAGGTAACAGATCAGGACCACGAGGAAACAAATCACCACGAAGATCATGGCCGCTATGACACCTGTGGGTTAAGAAGATAGCTTATTAAAGTcaaacatcacatacatccctgagattcctttttcctgcaggcatggcagaattatccataattggtagtgcaaaaataaactgtatacagcataaatgtataaataaaagAGCTGTAAaccaataacaaatgtaaacaaactgattgtacaATACTGAAAGAAGGAAGAAAATCAatcaaagtgcacaagtcagagtccttcaatgagtctctgattgagtttgttgctgaggagtctgacagtggaggggtagcaggtgttcctgaagctggtggtgaaAGTCTTGATgtacctatacctccttcctgatcgcagcaacgagaacagagtgtgtgctagatgatgtgggtctttgaggattgctgctacCCTCTGACGTCAGCGTACCctatactcaatagtgggaagggttttcttgtactgtcctaggctgtgtccattaccttttggagggctttatgctcaggggtattggtgttcctttaccaggccatgatgcagccagtcagcacactttccaccacagctctgcagaaatttgccagagtttctgatgtcataccaatccTTCATGAACTCCaggggaagtagaggtgctgacatgctctcttcatgatgccattggtgtgttgggtctaggaaagatcctctgagattgtgACTCCCTAGAacctaaatttactcaccctctctgCCTCCGATGGTGTTATTTTTGCACCGAGtcacatagtcataggtgtaaagtgacaAAAGTGTAAAATGATAATGTGTAAGATGACAAGAACACAGACACCAGGACCACATTTGCTTGGCCACCACAAAGTCACATGACTAAATAGAGACATTAAGTTAAACAAGCTATTCTGGAGCTGCTGGTGTCAAGTGCAGTGCACAAATgtgctaaagaaactcagcaCATCACGCATATCCTTtgaggtaaagggtaaccaatgttttggctctGGATCCTGTGTCAGTCATATTAATCAATATCAACATAAATCAAGTTTAATTACCATAGGCTGAATAGTTTGTAATTAACACATCATGGACTTGGAGCGCATGGAAACAATGGTGAAAACAAATCCAGCAAAGATCTTTAGTAGGATATTGAATAATTGTTTGAAGGGCAACTTTTGAAGAACGGTGGATAGACTAACTGAATGTGCCTCAAATGGTTTGTTATAATTATGTAATACCATGTTTGTGTTATAATCACAAGCCACCAGGAAGTTAccaaggaaatgtacaggagtccCAGGTCCGCAAGATATGTGAACACTAATAAAACCAAAAAACAAACATCCATATTCAATCGAGGTAGGACAAACTGGGGTTGTTGTCTCTGGAGCATAAAGATAGTGAGGAAAACCAGCTAGACCTTTGGAGAGGCATAGCTAAAGGTAGACAGCGAGAGCCCTTTTCCCAAGATAAAAATaccaaatactagaggacatgcatttaaagtgagaggggaaagtttaaagggattgtgtgtggcaagttttatttttatacgcagtagtaggtgcctggaagAGGCTGCAGGTGGTAGTGGTACAAGTAGGGAGGATAATAGTAGCAGTGTGTAAGAGACTTTTCGGTCGGCACAAGAAAATACAGGGACTAGAGGATCAGGAACCAGGTGCAAGCAGAAG of the Narcine bancroftii isolate sNarBan1 chromosome 4, sNarBan1.hap1, whole genome shotgun sequence genome contains:
- the LOC138761901 gene encoding glycophorin-C-like isoform X4 — encoded protein: MSTILPDFYRPQFTLILYFQQMFSRHSSILKKEAFRESSPPGNTVVSRDAKMDSAIIGGVIAAMIFVVICFLVVLICYLYRHKGTYHTNEAKGTEFAENADVALKNDPNFQDSVDESKKEYFI